Proteins from one Bradyrhizobium amphicarpaeae genomic window:
- a CDS encoding ferredoxin family protein, translating to MSIEPSVRVEDKLFYNRYLVDAGRAHIKVRPHTTPSPELLSMLKACPARCYELSDKGQVEITVDGCIECGTCRVICEASGDIEWSYPRGGYGVLFKFG from the coding sequence ATGTCGATCGAGCCATCCGTGCGTGTCGAGGACAAGCTGTTCTACAACCGTTATCTGGTCGACGCCGGCCGGGCGCATATCAAGGTGCGGCCACACACGACACCGTCGCCGGAGCTCCTGAGCATGCTGAAGGCCTGCCCGGCGCGCTGCTACGAGCTCAGCGACAAGGGCCAGGTCGAGATCACCGTCGACGGTTGCATCGAGTGCGGCACCTGCCGGGTGATCTGCGAGGCGAGCGGCGACATCGAGTGGAGCTATCCGCGCGGCGGCTATGGCGTGCTGTTCAAGTTCGGCTGA
- a CDS encoding TOBE domain-containing protein: protein MKLSARNILPGRVIAVTKGTTTAHVKIELAPGLVVFSAITNEAVDDLALKVGDSVSAVIKSSDVMIGK from the coding sequence ATGAAGCTCAGCGCCCGCAACATTCTCCCCGGACGGGTCATCGCCGTCACCAAGGGCACGACCACGGCCCATGTGAAGATCGAGCTCGCGCCCGGGCTGGTCGTGTTCTCCGCAATCACCAACGAGGCGGTGGACGACCTCGCCCTGAAGGTGGGCGACAGCGTCTCCGCCGTGATCAAGTCATCCGACGTGATGATCGGCAAGTAG
- a CDS encoding DUF2478 domain-containing protein — protein sequence MPIEFNDIDPNRVAAILYGPQDDVDSLLADFAQDLVRSGERIGGVVQRNVKDGGGCQVGMQAIDLMTGAEISICQPLGRGAMACKLDAAGLAEAAVAVTRAIAANIDLIVINKFSKQEAAGEGLRDELAAAIAAGIPVLTAVPEKCLDAWTDFSGGIGTSLLCERDVIAGWWQDLSSRIKRAREARRPSDAPAALLADHHVG from the coding sequence ATGCCGATCGAGTTCAACGACATCGACCCGAACCGAGTCGCCGCCATCCTCTACGGCCCGCAGGACGACGTCGACAGCCTGCTGGCTGACTTCGCCCAGGATCTCGTGCGGTCGGGCGAACGAATCGGCGGGGTCGTCCAGCGCAACGTCAAAGACGGCGGCGGTTGCCAGGTCGGCATGCAGGCGATCGATCTCATGACCGGTGCGGAAATCTCGATCTGCCAGCCGCTCGGCCGCGGCGCGATGGCCTGCAAGCTCGACGCCGCCGGGCTCGCCGAGGCGGCCGTTGCGGTGACCCGCGCCATCGCAGCCAATATCGACCTCATCGTCATCAACAAGTTCTCCAAGCAGGAAGCCGCCGGCGAAGGCCTGCGCGACGAGCTGGCCGCGGCCATTGCCGCCGGTATCCCCGTGCTCACGGCGGTTCCGGAAAAATGCCTGGACGCATGGACCGACTTCAGCGGCGGTATCGGCACCAGCCTGCTGTGCGAGCGGGACGTGATCGCGGGCTGGTGGCAGGACCTGTCGTCGCGCATAAAGCGGGCCCGCGAGGCGCGCAGGCCCTCCGACGCACCCGCCGCACTACTTGCCGATCATCACGTCGGATGA
- the modD gene encoding ModD protein: MATVASRAELERLLEDDVPYGDLTTEALGIGAAIGVMHFSARAPMVLALAEDAAAIIALAGSEVELLAASGAVLEQGASILEARGPAASLLRSWKVAQTLIEIWSGVASETRAIVDAARAVAPRIPIACTRKNVPGTKRFAVAAVKAGGAVMHRLGLSETVLLFPEHRAFLGELPLFQAVERLRQVAPEKKLVIEVKTADAALAAAVAGFDVIQAEKFSPAEIAALVRRMASMAYARERPIVAAAGGVNAGNAADYAAAGADVLVTSSPYLASPKDVQVRMMTAGGREAPDRVSSRPAAQIVRESTAVASETSFPA, translated from the coding sequence ATGGCAACGGTTGCATCGCGCGCCGAGCTCGAACGCCTGCTTGAGGACGACGTGCCTTACGGCGATCTCACCACCGAGGCGCTCGGAATCGGCGCGGCCATCGGAGTCATGCATTTTTCTGCGCGCGCGCCGATGGTGCTGGCGCTCGCCGAGGATGCCGCCGCGATCATTGCTCTCGCCGGCTCCGAGGTGGAGTTACTTGCCGCATCCGGTGCCGTGCTGGAGCAGGGCGCGTCGATCCTCGAGGCGCGCGGTCCGGCCGCGAGCCTGCTGCGGAGCTGGAAGGTCGCGCAGACCCTGATCGAGATCTGGTCGGGCGTGGCCAGCGAGACCCGCGCCATCGTGGACGCGGCGAGGGCGGTCGCACCGCGCATCCCGATCGCCTGCACGCGCAAGAACGTGCCGGGCACCAAACGGTTTGCGGTGGCGGCCGTGAAGGCGGGCGGCGCGGTGATGCATCGGCTCGGCCTCTCAGAGACCGTGCTGCTGTTTCCCGAACATCGCGCCTTTCTCGGCGAGCTACCGCTGTTCCAGGCGGTCGAGCGGTTGCGCCAGGTGGCGCCGGAGAAGAAGCTCGTGATCGAGGTGAAGACCGCCGATGCGGCGCTTGCCGCGGCGGTCGCGGGATTCGATGTGATCCAGGCCGAGAAATTTTCGCCTGCCGAAATCGCCGCGCTGGTCAGGCGCATGGCATCGATGGCCTATGCGCGCGAGCGTCCCATCGTCGCCGCAGCCGGCGGCGTGAACGCGGGAAACGCCGCGGACTATGCCGCTGCCGGTGCCGATGTCCTAGTGACGTCGTCGCCCTATCTGGCTAGTCCGAAAGACGTTCAGGTGCGGATGATGACCGCGGGTGGAAGAGAGGCACCTGACAGGGTTTCGAGCCGCCCCGCTGCTCAAATCGTGAGGGAGTCGACTGCTGTCGCGAGCGAAACCTCATTCCCGGCGTAG
- a CDS encoding FAD-dependent oxidoreductase, which translates to MIEEKFDAIVVGAGMAGNAAALTLAQRGLKVLQLERGEYSGSKNVQGAILYADMLEKLIPDFREDAPLERHLVEQRFWMMDDRSHTGLHYRSDDFNEEKPNRYTIIRAQFDRWFSQRVREAGATVLCETTVTELAQDAYGKVIGVRTDRADGEIHADVVVLAEGVNGLLGTRAGLRARPQPDKVALAVKEMHFLPRETIEARFNLRGDEGVVIEAAGTISRGMTGMGFIYANKECISLGIGCLVADFQRTGETPYGLLDRFKRHPSVAPLIEGSEVKEYAAHLIPEGGFNAIPQLFGDGWVVVGDAAQLNNAIHREGSNLAMTSGRIAAEAIFQVKSRKDPMTADNLSLYKKMLDESFVIKDLKKYKDMPALMHTQSQNFFLTYPELVSRAMQNFLRVDGTPKVEKERTTFKSFVKARSWSGLFGDAFRLARAWR; encoded by the coding sequence ATGATCGAAGAAAAATTCGATGCCATCGTCGTCGGCGCCGGCATGGCCGGCAATGCTGCGGCGCTCACGCTCGCCCAGCGCGGCCTGAAAGTGCTGCAGCTCGAGCGCGGCGAGTATTCCGGCTCGAAGAACGTTCAGGGCGCGATCCTCTATGCCGACATGCTGGAGAAGCTGATCCCCGATTTCCGCGAGGACGCGCCGCTGGAACGACATCTGGTCGAGCAGCGCTTCTGGATGATGGACGACCGTTCGCACACCGGGCTGCACTACCGCTCCGACGATTTCAACGAGGAGAAGCCGAACCGCTACACCATCATCCGCGCGCAGTTCGACCGATGGTTCTCGCAGCGGGTCCGCGAAGCCGGCGCCACGGTGCTGTGCGAGACGACGGTGACCGAGCTCGCGCAGGATGCCTACGGCAAGGTGATCGGCGTGCGCACCGACCGCGCCGACGGCGAGATCCATGCCGACGTGGTCGTGCTGGCGGAGGGCGTCAACGGTCTGCTCGGCACGCGCGCGGGCCTGCGCGCACGGCCGCAGCCGGACAAGGTTGCGCTCGCCGTGAAAGAGATGCATTTCCTGCCGCGCGAGACCATCGAGGCCCGCTTCAACCTCCGCGGCGACGAGGGCGTGGTGATCGAGGCCGCCGGAACCATCTCGCGCGGCATGACCGGCATGGGCTTCATCTACGCCAACAAGGAATGCATCTCGCTCGGCATCGGCTGCCTCGTTGCCGACTTCCAGCGCACCGGCGAGACGCCCTATGGCCTGCTCGACCGGTTCAAGCGGCACCCGTCGGTCGCGCCGTTGATCGAGGGATCCGAGGTGAAGGAGTACGCCGCCCACCTCATTCCCGAGGGCGGCTTCAACGCCATCCCTCAGCTGTTCGGCGACGGTTGGGTGGTGGTCGGCGACGCTGCGCAGCTCAACAATGCGATCCACCGCGAGGGCTCGAACCTGGCGATGACCTCGGGCCGGATCGCGGCGGAGGCGATCTTCCAGGTCAAGTCGCGCAAGGATCCGATGACGGCGGACAATCTGTCGCTCTACAAGAAGATGCTGGACGAGTCCTTCGTCATCAAGGACCTGAAGAAGTACAAGGACATGCCGGCGCTGATGCACACCCAGTCGCAGAACTTCTTCCTGACCTATCCCGAGCTCGTCTCGCGGGCGATGCAGAACTTCCTGCGTGTCGACGGCACGCCGAAGGTCGAGAAGGAAAGGACGACGTTCAAATCGTTCGTCAAGGCGCGGTCGTGGAGCGGGCTGTTCGGCGACGCCTTCCGCCTCGCGCGCGCCTGGCGGTAG
- the modA gene encoding molybdate ABC transporter substrate-binding protein produces MKFLRMIAVAAGLMLALAEARAAQTNIAVAANFTDAAKEIAAIFKQKTGHEAVLSFGASGQFYTQITQGAPFQVFLSADDSRPKKLVEDGLAAADSRFTYAIGKLVLWSKSPGIVTGEETLKAASFAKLSICNPAAAPYGLAAVETMKSLNLYDALKPKLVEGATITQAYQFIETGNAEIGFVALSQLTGSDAGSRWVVPQALYSPIRQDAVMLKTAAGNEAASAFIAFLRGPEARAIIEKYGYVLDEQS; encoded by the coding sequence ATGAAATTTCTTCGCATGATCGCCGTCGCCGCAGGCCTGATGCTCGCGCTCGCCGAGGCGCGGGCTGCGCAGACCAACATCGCCGTGGCCGCCAACTTCACCGACGCAGCAAAGGAGATCGCGGCCATCTTCAAGCAGAAGACCGGACATGAGGCGGTGCTGAGCTTCGGCGCGAGTGGACAGTTTTACACCCAGATCACGCAGGGCGCGCCGTTCCAGGTCTTCCTGTCTGCCGACGATTCCCGGCCGAAGAAGCTCGTCGAGGACGGCCTTGCGGCCGCTGACAGCCGTTTCACCTACGCGATCGGCAAGCTGGTGCTGTGGAGTAAGTCGCCCGGAATCGTGACCGGCGAGGAGACGCTGAAGGCCGCTTCCTTCGCAAAGCTGTCGATCTGCAATCCCGCCGCCGCGCCCTACGGACTGGCCGCGGTGGAAACCATGAAGTCGCTGAACCTGTACGACGCGCTCAAGCCGAAACTCGTCGAGGGCGCGACCATTACGCAAGCCTATCAATTCATCGAAACCGGCAACGCCGAGATCGGCTTCGTCGCATTGTCGCAATTGACCGGCAGCGATGCCGGATCGCGCTGGGTGGTGCCGCAAGCACTGTATAGTCCGATCCGGCAGGATGCCGTGATGCTGAAGACCGCCGCCGGGAACGAAGCGGCGAGCGCGTTCATCGCCTTCCTCAGGGGACCCGAGGCGCGCGCCATCATCGAGAAATACGGTTACGTGCTGGACGAGCAAAGCTGA
- the modB gene encoding molybdate ABC transporter permease subunit — MEIWSADIRQSILLTIELAAISTVILLVLATPLAWWLARAKGWWTEIVASVVALPLVLPPTVLGFYLLVLLGPDGPGGWLARLWGGRTLAFTFEGLIIGSVVYSMPFVVQPIRNAFAAMGERPLEVAATLRASPWRTFWTVAVPLARPGFMTGAVLGFAHTVGEFGLVLMIGGNIPGRTKVLSVAIFDYVETSRWREASMLAGLMVVFAFAVILTMTLIDKRSRSSAA; from the coding sequence ATGGAGATCTGGTCGGCGGACATCCGCCAGTCGATCCTGCTGACGATCGAACTCGCCGCGATCTCGACCGTGATCCTGCTGGTGCTGGCGACGCCGCTCGCCTGGTGGCTGGCACGCGCGAAGGGCTGGTGGACCGAGATCGTCGCGAGCGTGGTCGCCCTGCCGCTGGTGCTGCCGCCGACCGTGCTCGGCTTCTACCTGCTGGTCCTGCTCGGCCCCGACGGGCCGGGCGGATGGCTCGCACGGCTGTGGGGCGGGCGCACGCTCGCCTTCACCTTCGAAGGCCTGATCATCGGCTCGGTGGTGTACTCGATGCCCTTCGTGGTGCAGCCGATCCGCAACGCTTTCGCCGCGATGGGCGAGCGGCCGCTCGAGGTCGCCGCCACCTTGCGCGCCTCGCCCTGGCGCACGTTCTGGACCGTCGCCGTGCCGCTGGCGCGCCCCGGCTTCATGACCGGTGCCGTGCTCGGCTTTGCGCACACCGTCGGCGAGTTCGGCCTCGTCCTGATGATCGGCGGCAACATTCCCGGCCGCACCAAGGTGCTGTCGGTCGCGATCTTTGACTATGTCGAGACTTCGCGCTGGCGCGAGGCGAGCATGCTCGCAGGCCTCATGGTGGTCTTCGCCTTCGCGGTGATCCTGACCATGACGCTGATCGACAAGCGCAGCCGGAGCAGCGCCGCATGA